From Theileria orientalis strain Shintoku DNA, chromosome 4, complete genome, the proteins below share one genomic window:
- a CDS encoding predicted protein, which produces MSIDKSGLVKYPSDLSVRWLTYANDTAGLLDFEHKFFNRHYLNIRKGFYNPDLFLVSDGANCRIFPGQEKTKSYLRINPRSQVLVKISQEDGKTFVSSPDRSVFENNNEVLRLISEKAHKKVFGHFKPSAGLPIALNEGDEIRLGRVKLVVRHLAYNSSLPLSYLHDLINEPAEVSGPQLISVATNATTNVDTETVNESLNSTPTNTGTANTESIVSESVSVTPGRSPVSKTKFAMPNDSSTDKTKGDLEKDDDGATVCDLSTSRTSVTVENLIQMTENLDNTCRICLCNDDTSGPLITPCNCKGSLTYVHLSCIRSWIKGRLNCSTEGMPNKSYFWQKLTCELCGTMYPNKICIDNKEHDFVDIEQPQPPYLVLEPENMNDKGYFIVSLSNNSAIIGRGHDSDIRLTDISVSRVHSVLYFDNNHFIIQDRRSKFGTLINSNKDSGFKVQLSPTNPVLLKIGNGLLSISVKKPFRPFFCFGSCPTQTTFSL; this is translated from the exons ATGTCGATTGACAAGTCTGGTTTAGTTAAATACCCATCTGATTTATCAGTAAGATGGCTCACGTACGCCAATGATACTGCGGGTCTTTTGGACTTTGaacataaatttttcaATCGGCACTATTTGAACATTCGCAAAGGATTTTACA ATCCCGACTTGTTCCTAGTATCCGACGGAGCAAACTGCCGCATATTCCCAGGCCAGGAGAAGACGAAATCGTACCTGCGAATTAACCCGAGATCACAAGTACTCGTTAAAATTTCGCAGGAAGACGGAAAGACGTTCGTGTCCTCACCAGATCGGTCAGTTTTTGAAAACAACAACGAAGTGCTGAGACTGATAAGCGAGAAGGCGCACAAAAAGGTGTTCGGCCACTTTAAGCCCTCAGCAGGTCTCCCAATTGCACTGAATGAAGGTGACGAGATACGGCTGGGCCGCGTAAAGCTGGTGGTACGCCACCTGGCATACAATTCGAGCCTGCCGTTGTCATACTTGCACGACCTCATCAATGAGCCTGCAGAAGTCAGTGGGCCGCAACTCATCTCCGTTGCCACGAATGCAACCACCAACGTGGACACTGAAACCGTAAATGAATCTCTAAATTCCACACCGACGAACACTGGGACTGCGAATACGGAGTCAATAGTCAGCGAGAGCGTGTCCGTGACGCCCGGCAGATCTCCTGTTTCTAAGACGAAGTTCGCGATGCCCAACGATTCCTCTACAGATAAGACCAAGGGCGACCTTGAAAAGGACGATGACGGAGCCACAGTGTGTGACCTATCAACGAGTAGAACTAGTGTGACTGTCGAGAACCTC ATTCAAATGACTGAGAACCTCGATAACACGTGCCGAATATGTTTGTGCAACGACGACACCAGCGGGCCGCTGATCACGCCTTGCAACTGCAAGGGCTCGCTGACCTACGTGCACCTGAGTTGCATAAGATCCTGGATCAAGGGCAGGTTGAACTGCTCCACGGAGGGAATGCCGAACAAAAGCTACTTCTGGCAGAAGCTGACGTGCGAGCTGTGCGGCACAATGTACCCGAACAAGATATGCATCGACAACAAGGAACACGACTTCGTGGACATTGAGCAGCCGCAGCCGCCGTACCTGGTCCTGGAGCCGGAAAACATGAACGACAAGGGCTACTTCATAGTCTCCCTGTCGAACAACTCAGCCATCATAGGCAGGGGGCACGACTCGGACATCAGACTCACGGACATTTCAGTGAGCAGAGTCCACTCGGTGCTCTACTTCGACAACAACCACTTCATCATCCAGGACAGACGCTCGAAGTTCGGCACGCTGATCAACAGCAACAAGGACTCGGGGTTCAAGGTGCAACTGTCGCCGACCAACCCCGTGCTGCTCAAGATAGGAAACGGCCTGCTGTCGATCAGCGTCAAGAAGCCGTTCAGGCCCTTCTTCTGCTTCGGCTCGTGCCCAACTCAAACCACATTTTCACTATAA
- a CDS encoding microfibrillar-associated protein, with product MSALELFKVLGDESNRPPSPPKHILKKRKPTQSERVKRYWPGKAPDYAAEQDSYSDESSPEDEPEVKVDSEPDRRLNRYKITQVEVAQNDSERIRRRKAQVETITVYQSDLNKEGGRSGERTSETKLDDKLSITKLDADSSEKRLDRNTLRRLALEYRKHEEEKLSSKVGEVGENEVEEEEPESLEESEYNENEEDEDDTDALSKPIFVPKGSRTTESEKEQLRKEEMLRKQNEKKRLQERKRDTKEMIIKKVQELEDEQEEEEEDLIDDTDNLDEKEYELWKIRELKRILRDKEEREKFKKLEEEVKLRRTMTDEERALDNEKADKVVVEKGKLRFLQKYYHRGAFFMDKLQDKSEPLYARDFNAPTADDLVDKSMLPKPMQVRRGLYGKHGQVKHTHLKDVDTTQFDAWAKTDKFKLAGTKQVFDRPSKKK from the exons ATGAGTGCTTTAGAACTATTTAAAGTGCTCGGGGATGAGTCGAATAGACCGCCTTCGCCACCGAAACATATACtaaagaagaggaaacCGACGCAGTCGGAACGAGTTAAAAGATATTGGCCAGGaaag GCGCCAGATTACGCAGCTGAGCAGGATTCATACTCAGATGAGTCATCCCCTGAGGATGAGCCAGAAGTTAAAGTAGATAGTGAGCCGGATCGCAGGTTAAACagatataaaataacacaaG ttGAAGTGGCTCAAAATGACTCCGAAAGGATTCGAAGAAGGAAGGCACAAGTTGAGACGATAACAGTTTACCAATCGGATTTAAATAAG GAAGGTGGAAGATCAGGTGAAAGAACATCTGAAACCAAATTAGATGATAAATTAAGTATTACTAAGCTTGATGCGGACTCTTCTGAGAAGAGATTGGATAGAAACACGCTCAGAAGACTAGCATTAGAATATCGCAAGCATGAGGAGGAAAAGTTGTCATCCAAAGTGGGAGAAGTAGGAGAAAATGAAgtagaagaggaggaacCAGAAAGCTTAGAAGAGTCGGAGTACAACGAaaacgaggaggacgaggacgacACAGATGCACTATCGAAGCCAATATTCGTTCCAAAAGGTAGTAGAACAACAGAATCGGAAAAGGAGCAGCTGAGAAAGGAAGAAATGTTGAGGAAGCAGAATGAAAAGAAACGGTTACAGGAGCGAAAAAGAGACACGAAGgaaatgataataaagaaGGTGCAAGAGTTGGAGGACGAgcaggaggaagaggaagaagatttAATAGACGACACAGATAACCTAGACGAGAAGGAG TATGAACTGTGGAAGATTCGAGAACTCAAAAGAATACTCAGAGACAAGGAAGAGAGGgagaagtttaaaaaactg gaggaggaagttaAGTTGAGGAGAACTATGACCGACGAGGAAAGGGCTCTGGATAACGAGAAGGCGGATAAGGTGGTGGTCGAAAAGGGAAAACTCCGCTTCCTGCAGAAATACTACCACCGAGGAGCGTTCTTCATGGACAAGCTGCAGGATAAGTCGGAGCCGCTGTACGCGAGGGATTTCAACGCTCCGACGGCTGACGACCTCGTCGACAAGAGCATGCTGCCGAAGCCGATGCAAGTGAGGAGAGGGCTCTACGGCAAGCACGGCCAGGTCAAGCACACGCACCTCAAGGACGTCGACACGACGCAATTCGACGCCTGGGCGAAAACGGACAAATTTAAACTGGCAG GTACCAAACAGGTATTCGATAGACCATCAAAGAAGaagtaa
- a CDS encoding snRNP protein, which produces MSIGAPVKLLYEGIGHIVTIELQNSNLYRGTLTNVEDNMNCLLEGVTMTTKDGRTLALEQVYLRGAQILFMIFPDMLRHAPMFKANPKDRTKTLPQSTGPMPTRPGMPSNVPMGVMGKM; this is translated from the exons atgtcaaTTGGAGCCCCGGTAAAATTGCTATATGAAGGCATCGGCCatatagtaacaatagaATTACAGAATTCGAACTTATACAGAGGAACACTG ACAAATGTAGAAGACAATATGAACTGCCTGTTAGAAGGAGTTACAATGACCACCAAGGATGGAAGAACATTAGCTCTCGAG CAAGTTTATTTGAGAGGAGCACAGATTCTGTTTATGATCTTCCCGGATATGCTAAGGCACGCACCAATGTTTAAGGCGAACCCTAAGGATAGGACGAAAACATTGCCTCAGTCAACAGGTCCTATGCCAACAAGGCCTGGAATGCCTTCAAACGTTCCAATGGGAGTAATGGGAAAAATGTAG